TGAACTTTGGAGGTGTCGTCGAATGGGCTGTTGACCTGGAGGTCTGGTTCTCGCCCAAGCCTTAAAAAGATGATGTGGTTTCGGGGTTTTTTTAATCTTGCCTGTAGCTATATATGAATCCCACATAGTACCACAGTTTGCGAATTTCACGTTGAAGCGATTCATTTTTCGTACATAAGCCATTGGTTTCTGCCTTTTTTGAGCACCTGACTACTTGTCCAGAGGCGGTGCCCCGAAGGTTTGATGATTGTCAACTAACTCTTTTCACATGTCTGCGCATCATCACAAAGGGAAGACGCTTGCCTTGTGCGAGCCTCTCATTCCTGGATAACTAAAGGAAACTAACGAGACCTCTGGCTAATAAGCCAGGTTTATTGCACGCGTTGTAATCCCGAACCCACCATTCAACCCACACTGCCCAGTCCAGGTAGACAATTCCATGACACCGCATGGCGGCAACAGTCTCCTTCATCGCCAGTACTGGTGATCAAGAAAGCTTGGTCTAGCAAAAAAAATTGTTAATTGTTATTGCTTTGCGTCGGGGATTGGATCCCTGGATGGTTCTTACTCTGAAAAGGCCTATCCCATCTTTGACAATGTCGACCCAACCGTTCACGAAGCTGAATTTCACTTTCCCTCCATATTCGACTCTCGTCCCGTTGGGGTAGATAATGACAGTGCGACCTTCCGTTTCGAAGAAGAATGAGCCGAACAATCGCGGGCTGAGATGGTTTCGATCAGGAAGCCCTGCCAGAGGACCATGGTCCGCTCGTGGAGCGAGCTCGGATCCTCGTGGGGAAACATCAGATCGTGGGGCAAGGtcagctcgaggagcatcCTCAGCTCGATGAGCGAGTTTAGCTGGTGCATTGGGCTCGGCTCGACGGTGAAGAGGGTCTGCTTTCATCCAGTCATAGCTGGGGAATGCCAGAGCCATACAGCCGACGATGAGCGTGAAAGAAACAATGGCCTGGAAGAAACGCATTGTTGCAAGTAGAGAAAGTAGAATATGATGTTGGGTTGTTAAGTTAAGGGGAGAAAGTAGAGTATGGAAGGTTGAGCAGAGAATGTTGTGTGAAGTGCTTGATAGAGAGGAAGGGTGATGCATAGGTTCTTATACTTAGAATCAGTCCCCTCTTATCGCATGTGGTATATGTTTGTCTGCTCCTCCCTGCATGTTGAACCTTTGTTGATTCGTACCTCGCTACACTTCTTACCCTACCTAGCAGGTCCAATTCAAAGACTTCAAGACATTTACTCCTTGATATTCCGGTTGCATTCAGCCCCAAGCCATGATATCAAGTTGAAGAGCAGCTGGACAATTACATTGCCTGTGGCGCCAACGGAAAACGTAACACTTTATCAGCCATGCAATGCCAAGATATCTTGTGGGGAATGTTGAGCAAGCCCTCAAGCCCAGCTGAAAGCAATGATCATGCGATTCTTTTGAAGTAGGATATGTGGCTGAGATGTTAAAAGCCTCTATGCAAGGAGATATCCCGTAAGAAAAGCTGTGGCAAGTTCTCGAGAAAGCTTGGCAGTATCTATGAGTATCTCTCATGTCCTCTTGGTATCCATTCTTTTTTCGAATCCTCACCAGGACAACTGGAATCGCCTAGCCACCCTATATCTGTCTCTTTCTAGCTTGCGGCTCTATGCTCGTTTGTGTCGATAGTATATCCTTAGATACATACCTACTCTAAATACTTGGTAACTATGATGAAAGGGCTATCGTAGAAGCAGCTAACACTCTAACAAACGGATATTAAGTCTCCTAAAGGAATTCTAGCAGCTGGAATAACTCTAAAGCCTTACAGAGCCACTTGCCTATTCTGGCTAACAGCATATGTGACATACTGCAGGGATCAACAACGTTGCATTTGGCGCCAGACCGACTTTTCAGCCCGTACCCCTTCAGCCTCACCTGACAGCCGCACTTAAAGCCTCAACAAGGGTCTGCTCCCAATAGACTTATCTTCTGAAACTCTCCTTGCCGTTGTCTTGGATCACATCCCCGAGACATTCATGGCTTGAATAGCCGGAATGACCCCTCAACTGCCGAAATGCGACGTctgcctcgacctcgacaaggagctcTTGGAACGTAAGCTCCACGGAGAAGCCTATTCTTGCTATCTCGAGGAGATCATTGCATCCTCGGAAAAGTGTCAAACATGCAGCCTCCTGCTTAAGGCTGTCCGGCACTCTTTCCCGGAGGTTTTTGCCAAGCCAGCATTCTTCCAGCTCTATTTCTCTTATTTCGGTGGAAAAGGACACCAACGGTCCAACGATGTTTTCGGATTGAGCATCTCACCGAGAGAGTTCCCTGATACAGACGATGATCCTCTGGAGATGATACCCGGTGGCTGGAAGCCTCGCGTTCTTCACATCTTTTCTGTGCAAGGTAGCTCTTGAATGGCTCAGCTTTTGTCTGACTGTGCTGACAAGAGTCAGACAAGCCCAACCCCTGGCCGTTATTTGGCGGAGGTTCTGTTATCTCCTCCGACCGCCAAGCTTTGGCTGCGCAAGCGAAGGGATGGATCTATGATTGCGAAAAGAATCATCCTGACTGTCGGAGGGCCCAGACCAGTCTCCCCAAACGGGTCGTTCAGATGGTACCTGGGCCGGGGTCTGGCATTTGTACAGTGCGCCTTCACGAGCCGCTTCAGGATACTCAAGGCGCATATGCCTGTCTCAGCCATTGCTGGGGCAAGCATCAGATCATCACCACGACGAAAAGCAACTTCAACCAGCATCAGGACGAAATCCCGTGGGACGATCTTTCAACCACTTTTCAAGACGCCATTGAGTTTTGTTTGCATTTGGGACTGGAGTTTGTCTGGATTGACTCGCTATGCATCGTGCAGGACGACGCGGAGGACTGGAAACAAGAGGCCGTCAAAATGGCAACGTACTACACCAACGCCCATGTCACCCTGGCCGCAACAGCAGCTCCTGATGGAACCGTTGGACTGTTCCCCAAACCTCATGTCGAGGATCAGCCTCTAGTGCTGGAAGGTACCAATGACCGCGGAGAACAGTACTACCTCGTTGCTCGAACTTCGATCAACCACGTCTTCGAAGACGAGCAGGACGCACTTACCGAGTTCCCACTGATGACCCGAGGATGGGTTTACCAAGAGCACATTTTATCCCGGCGCTTCCTTCACTTTGGAAGGAGAGAACTCATGTGGGAGTGTCACTCTGCTACACATTGCCAGTGTGGCGTTATACCCAAGCAGCCAAGGTCTGATTACACGACGAACCAGGTCCTCAGCGTCACCAAGACTGGCCTGGACGTAACAAACAAAAAGTCCAGACGGAGAATGTGGTATGATAATGTTGAGGCAATCATGAACCTAAACTTTACATACTTTAAGGATAGACTTCCTGCTGCTGCGGGAGTGGCAAAGCGGCTGGCGAAGGGAGCCACTGGCAGATACTTGGCAGGTTTATGGGAAGATTGTCTCATCGCGGATCTTTGCTGGTCGATCCTCGAGAATGGGGAAAGACCGGATGAACTGAAAGGTTTCCCATCCTGGTCCTGGGGATCTGTATCTGGGGGGCTGGCAACACTCTGGTGTCAGTctgaccttgatgatgacaagGTGAAGCCAGTAGCCACAGTCCTTGAGATCAGCTGCGAGCCCGACCCTCCGTCATTCCTGGGCCATGTGGACCGAGCCACACTGGTTATTGAGAGTCGAGTTGCCACTTTAACTATATCTTCAGTTGATGAGGGGGGCAGAAGGGTACGAGAAATACGGTTCAAAAACGCTAAGCTGTACGGAGAGCTGGGTGGGAGCTGGACTTTTCATCCTGACATTCAGAACTGGGGAATGGATGACGCAGCGTCGGAAGTATTCGTTGTAGAGATGATTAGAGAAACGGTTGATGAAAAGGTAAAGTCGGCTACTTTTCTGGTTCTGCAGCCTGATCAAGACCTGTTTCGACGCGTTGGGCTCTTGAGGGCTcaggtgaggaggaggagaggggcGCCTGATCAAGGCTTGACGTTTCTGGATCACTTTTTGAGTGAGGCTACAACAGTGACGGTAAATATCTATTAAGTAGTTACATGGGACTAAAATATATGTTTAAAAGATACATGAGATCACTTGTGACGTTGTGGTACACTCGATGAACCCTCCTATGTAATTACGGAATAAAAAAGATACCAGGATATATCCCGATAAGGCCCAATACTCGAGATTGCTTTTTTACCGGCCTTTTAGTACTGTATCTTTGTTAGTATCTTAGGGGAGAATAATCTAATGCTTTGTAGGTACCATAGGGAAGGATAACCAAATGTTTTGTAGGTACCTTAGGGGAGGATAACCTAATGCGTTGTTCTTGGCCGCTGTGCAAAGCATTCAACACCACCTTTGGCCTGATGCAAGGCATCGCCATACCCCCATCACCACACAAGCTTTGATGACTATTATTACATTTCATTTGATCCACTCACAGAAACTTTAATCGTAACTGCAGGCCTTATCTTATGCATGTCCATCTTGCCTACGCCCACTTCTGTAGCTGCATGTTacccctccatctcatcccataCAAGGCAGACACCAACAGTTGCAGCCTGGCAAGTATGCCTCGGGCGGCATTGTCAGGTGATGAAACCGACAGCTGAAGAATCAGGCTCTAGATATCCCCCGCATCGTGATAATTCTCTCCCGGATTTAATTCCCTCTTACTGTCACACCAGTGTCAAGCCAATCTgatcaccatggccgaaaAAGCCGGACTAGCCGCGAACATCGCCGTTCTCATCAAGCTCTCTGGCGAAGTCACCACTCTATGCATTGAGTACTCTGCTGCAGACAAAAATAACCCCGAAATCTCCAAGCTACAGTCTCGCGTAGAGGGGCTTGGCACGGCACTCAAAGCCACCCAGAAGTTTGTCGAAAGCCGCGATGGCCAAAAGCTTACTGTATCCCAGGAAACCCTGGACGTCATTGATATCTGCAACAAGAAGCTCTCCAGTATAAAGAAGGCGTTagaggagaacaaggaaGGAAATTTGCATCGGCGATGGAGTACGCGTACATTGAAGTGGCCGTGGAAGAGAGCCCAGCTTGACAAAATCATCTCACAACTGGATCGTTACGAGCAGGTCATTACTCTCGCCTTGGAACCCGATAAAACGTAAGTCTGAGATGTCCCACTAGAGGAAGAGCATGGTTAATGAATGTGCTCCAAGCGGAATACTCGGCAACATTATTCGTGGACTCGACAACGTCTCCCACCAGCACCTGGACATCGCATCTCGCATTGGCTGCTTCAGTGTCCCATTTCTGTCTAACCCGGACTTTATAAATCGACCTGAGATTCTCAAGTGGATGAAGGAACAGCATGATACCCATGCTGGGCGCATTGCATTAATCGGCAGAGACGGGCTTGGGTATGAGATATCGAACCCATCACCTTACACTCCCAGACTGACTGCCACAATACAGAAAATCACAGATGGCACTCCACTTCGCCGAAAAAATGCACGACAAGGACCACAGATGTAGCGTCTTTTGGATAGACGCGAGCTCCAAACCAATGTTTGAACACTCGTTCCGATCCCTCGCAGACACGCTCCAACTCCCTGGACGCCACAATCCCAAAGCCAACTGCCTCGTACTTGTTAGTGACTGGCTCAATAAGGAAGAAGCTGGGCCATGGGTTATGGTCCTGGACAATGTCGAGGACGGCATCTTGAATTCCAAGGAGGATGACACTCAACTTGCAGCGCTCCTCCCATGGCGACGCACCGGTTGTCTCATCGCCACCACGCGCAGCCAAGTTGTTGCCGAGAGCCTCGCTATACTCCCCAAGGCAATCTACGAGGTTGACGCAATGAGCGACGCCCAAGCCATGCGTCTCTTCCGAGGCAAGATAAATCGGTCCAAACTTGAAGACAGCTACGATGCTAATTCAGCTCGGAAACTTGTTCGAGCTCTGGATCACTGCCCACTCGCAATTTCCATTGCCGCCGCCTTCATTGTTCATCTTGCATCCGAAATGACGACTGAGAGCTATCTGGATCAATTCTTGACAGTTGGTCAGCAAAAGGATAGTCTGTTGAGCAAGCAAGGGGGCCATCTTGCACTAGACGAGACTGTCCCGGCTCCTGTTGTTGCAGCATGGGAAATGTCGTTTAGACGAATGGAACAGAGAGAGCTATCTGTGGCGAGGCTACTCTCTTTGATGAGTATTTTCAATCCTCAAGAAATCCCTACCTTGGGGTTGCAGCGCTACATGTTCGACGTTGATTGGAGGGTCAGGCGCCAACTAACCAAAGATCTGAGGACCCTCTGCGCGTTGGGTCTCGTGTCAGATTCAGCCTCGGGAGATACTTATCAGATGCACCCTCTGATCCAAACTTGTACACGCGCTTGGCTGACTCAGTCTGGAAAGATGGAGTACTGGAAGCGGCGTTTCTTAAGCGACATGACCGCCCAGTTTCCGAGTGTCCCAGGCGGTGGGAACCGATCTACTTGCCAAGCACTTCTTCCTCATGTTGAACGACTGTTTGCTGAGGAACCTGACGACAACAGTCTCAATGACTGGGTCGTCTTGCTGAGACGCTGCGCATTGTATTTCAGAGACACCCAGAGAGGCGAAACAGCAATCGAGTTGTCTAAAAAGGCACTGGCAAAAGCCGAGGCCGTCTGGGGCAGGGAAGACGTCAAGACCCAAACCTTGATAGACCACACTGCTCTATTCTTGGGCCACGAGCGTCGATtccaggaagaagaagctctctTGGCCGAGCTTGTTGAGATCAGAACTCGGACCCTTGGCGAGGAGCACACCAACACCCTCACCGCGATGGACCTCCTGGCAGACTCATACTGCAAGCAGAAGCGTTTCAAAGAAGCGGAGGAACTTTTTCTGTCCGTTATTGAGAAACAAAAGAGGACTCTGGGAGAGCATCATCACGGTACGCTCACCACCATGAGGCGGCTTGCGGGCCTCTACCGAAAgaacgacaagaaggaggaaggtCTCAAACTCTTTACTGTACTAGAAAAGGTCAACAGAGATTCAAAGAAAGACAGCCAATACGACACAGACGCAGTCAACCTGGCAATAGCACACATGGACTTTCAGCAGTACACGGAAGCAGAGGAGTTGTTGAAACCGGCAGTGGAGAGACTAACAAGGACCCGGGGACATAATGAAGGAATTACCCTGTGGGCAACGTCTGTTCTCGCAGGGGTGTATAAGCGGCAGAAGCGCTACAAGGAGGCGATTGCTCTCGCGCAGTGGTGTCTTCCCTTGCTGGAACAAGTCTGTGGTCAGGATCACCATCGCACGGTGTACACGCGGAGTCTATTGGCGAGTCTGAGGAAAGCATAGCGGTGGAGATGGTCGGATTAGATTGATAATTTTGCATGTATCTATTTTCAGTGAGAGATGTGCTGGGAGACGTTCTCGTGTAGATGAAGTGAATGTTTGATACGCGAATTTGAGCCTGTATTGCTTGCAAAGATCTAGAGAAGTACTTGGACAGTCTGGAACAAATTTCTTTAAGCTTGGACATATTTCCCCTTTCTAGGCATGTTTTTATATGGCGGCTTATTTTCCGCTCCTAGCTAACTACCTATGCTCATCCACAGGCACGATATACAGAGCTTAGCGGCAATCTAGTCCTATCATATCTTTTCTAGGCTCTTTTCGAGAGGACGAGAGGTCTGCCATGCCACAAAGTCAACGAAACAACGCTTGCTGACCGGTGAGGCTATGTGGTAGATATGCAGTGCGTTATGATATTGAGAAGGGGTCGACGCCGCTAGATGCAGAGTCTGGTATGGCCATTAGTCCCGGCCAGTCCTCAAAACCCAGGTCGACCTCCATATTCCTCGTTTCTGAAGCTGCAGTCGTGTCATTCCAGGTACGTGGCGCCGGGTTTGGTTGTGCTGATAGAGCGATTCCATCTCTctccacctcctcgagcatACCGAGGTGACGCTTTGAAGCCAAGTTCCCAGCTCGCGCCATGTACACCAAGACATTGCGAGCCTTTCGGTAGGTAATTGCATCGCGTGCAATGTCATCCTCGCTACATTGAAAAGCGTTGGGGTGTTTGCTCAGCATGGGGCCAGCGATAGCGAGGACGGAAAGACACGAGAATAGGTGCGCCGAGTCCCAATAGCCATAGTTTACTGTCAAGGTCAGCTCTGATGATATACCTGTGAATATGAAACGCCTAACCTAGGTTTCCCGACTGCGCATTCTCGAGCATGATGAAAGCATTGCTCCGCGCCGCATGAAGACAAATGTTGTTAACTGTACAAAGCTCATCTGAGAGGGTGGTGACGGCTTCTGTCCGAAGCAGGAACGTAAACTGATAGAGAAGAACAGGTCGAAGAAGCAAGATGTAGCACTAAGATAACAGGTATGGGATTAGCCTGGTGGTAGTAAAGACGGCCTAGGTAGATAGGGATAGCGTACCTGATGAAAGCGCAGCGCGATGGACGCGCATATACGGCGCTCCGGCGTTGAGTCTGACCCAGCAAACACCTTTTCAGGCATTTCTCTCCCACATCGATCCAACCTTTGCAGACATTGCCCCAGAACTTGGTACGGTCCAGCAATATCTTTACTCTTTAACTGGCTGACCGTGTCGACCACGGCACATTTGATCTCGCATAACTTGATCTGTGCCGTAAGCAGATCCGGATCGTAAAactcttccttttcttctgTAGTTAACCCGCTTGAACTCGGATAGTCTAAATCCTCGCCCACGCCGACATAGGCCGGACGCAGGCCAAGCTCCGTGCTAATGGCGCGGTCCACGCAGAAGGCGGTCCACCAAACCCGCTTTCTGTGCTCACGTTCGAGATTGGATAAGGACGCTGGCGCCGGGCGGTCTAGGCCCAAGCAATGGGCGATTCGGATGCTCTGCCCTGCATATGAATAGGCTGACATGCGGCGGTTGAGGATGTGGGAGCAATGAGACTATGACCTCGACCGTTGATTAGTTCAGTTCTAGGAAGTGAAAGGTGAATGGGGAGCCGCTGACAGCCAAGTTGAGAGCCTCGACGTCATCAACAGTGGGTTCTTCATAAGCCACCTTTAGCAACACGAGGCCTTGCTCAAAAAGCTCAACCCCTGCAGACAAGATCGGGGCTGTTTCCTGTTCCAATGCTGTGACACCGGCGGTAGGGAAAGCCTCGACGACCCCGTCATCTGCAGTGACCTGGATAGGTCGCCTTGTCGTCGTGTTGGCTTCGGCAAGGGCCAGAACAAGGGACAAGCGACACAACCAGTTCCTGTCGTTAGCCTCACATTCGTCACCTCTGTATGTCGCATGAAATCGCTTCCAAAACGATTTTCGGAGAAAGGTATGATAGTCACCAAACTCTTGTTCTGCTCTCGTCATTAGTTGCGTAGCATAAGAGTATGGGGGAAGCTGAAATGTTATGTTGGGAACTGAAGCAGGGATTAGTTTACGTCGAGTTGGTGGTGAATCACCAAGTGAGGTTTTTAACATACGAAAGGTATCGAATCTCATCCTCGCATGGCCTTGTAGAGTCTGAGGACTCGAGTGATCTAAACGCGGCCCGGCCTCAAAGGCGTCCTCGGATTGACGAGCAAAGCTCCCCGTCTCCCTCAGTTTGAGGACAAACGCTTCAGAAGTAGAGTTCCCAATCATCGAGTCAACCACAGGACGTGCTTGCCGCCCCTCGAATTGCAGATTGGTCTGGCTGCGAGATGCATCTGCTGATTTGCCACCGGCATCAAGCGAATGGTTCCGGATGGCTTCTGTCAACTCATTCAGAGAACGATCTATGCGCTGCAGGTAGCTCTCCGGAACGGGGATAATTGTATCCTGCTTTGGATAGAGACAAGGCTTTTGTCTGGCGGCGCATCGCTGACACGGCTGCTCTGTGAGAGATGAGCATGCGGGAAATAGGCTGTGGTTTGCCATTGCTTACCTCCACTACATTTGACCTTTTGACGATGACAGTCATAGCATGCCGTAATATTGCGTCCCTTGGGTCTAAGCATTTTCGGTGTAGGATCGTGTTCACACTGTTACGGTGAAAGTATGCATGACCAAGATAGGTACGTTGATTGCGTGGATAGCGAATGGTTCTTGCTCCGCAATTTAACCGCATCCGAGGGATGTTAAAGTTCTGAAGATGCCCAATGAGGTTTAGAGGAGACTATCGGTTGAATATTTAATCCAATCCGACAGGCGTTATGTACAACTTAGACATATTGATAGCTCGGGGAGCTACGATAGAGGGATGTGTAAATAAGTGCCTCTTATAATGCGAGCAGTCTTACTTTATTTAAGGTAAGCCTTGtggctctgcttcttcatgaTGAGTGAGAGGTGTGGCATCACTCATTGTTTCTCGAGGGGGTTAGCTTTCCCTACTTGAGGGGGCCTATAGTCCGGCCTCTTCCTATGCTTGCTCTTTCGCAGCTCCGTTGTGCTCGGAAGACCAAGCACCTTCCAAGTGCAACCGAAACCAAGCACGGGGAACCGAGCCGGTCTCTAGGCCCCCTCAACTATGCTACGATGCTTTACCAtattgggttttgatgcctTCACCTCTTGAAAAAGGTCTCTTTTTCTGTTGTGGCTAATGGTCTTTTCTGGAGATGGCATTGatgacaagaacaagaaaagTCCCTTGTCGGTGGTCAGAGGAAGTGGGCCTGGTCTGGTTCCGGTGAGTTTTTCGCGTAACTAGGACTTTGGCTGTGACAGCAAGTGTTGAAGATATCCAGCGGCTATACTGTCAGAACATGTAAAATGTGGTCCCTTTGATTACTACTCTGAGCCCAATACCTATACCTATTCTATCTATAACCCAGAAGACAACTAAGCCTCGAGCTGGGCTGCGAGGAAGGCATTGAAGCTTCCGTTGGCCCTAGGCTGGAACTCGTTCCCCCTATGACCTTCTTTCCCGTTTA
This genomic interval from Fusarium keratoplasticum isolate Fu6.1 chromosome 9, whole genome shotgun sequence contains the following:
- a CDS encoding HET domain-containing protein, yielding MTPQLPKCDVCLDLDKELLERKLHGEAYSCYLEEIIASSEKCQTCSLLLKAVRHSFPEVFAKPAFFQLYFSYFGGKGHQRSNDVFGLSISPREFPDTDDDPLEMIPGGWKPRVLHIFSVQDKPNPWPLFGGGSVISSDRQALAAQAKGWIYDCEKNHPDCRRAQTSLPKRVVQMVPGPGSGICTVRLHEPLQDTQGAYACLSHCWGKHQIITTTKSNFNQHQDEIPWDDLSTTFQDAIEFCLHLGLEFVWIDSLCIVQDDAEDWKQEAVKMATYYTNAHVTLAATAAPDGTVGLFPKPHVEDQPLVLEGTNDRGEQYYLVARTSINHVFEDEQDALTEFPLMTRGWVYQEHILSRRFLHFGRRELMWECHSATHCQCGVIPKQPRSDYTTNQVLSVTKTGLDVTNKKSRRRMWYDNVEAIMNLNFTYFKDRLPAAAGVAKRLAKGATGRYLAGLWEDCLIADLCWSILENGERPDELKGFPSWSWGSVSGGLATLWCQSDLDDDKVKPVATVLEISCEPDPPSFLGHVDRATLVIESRVATLTISSVDEGGRRVREIRFKNAKLYGELGGSWTFHPDIQNWGMDDAASEVFVVEMIRETVDEKVKSATFLVLQPDQDLFRRVGLLRAQVRRRRGAPDQGLTFLDHFLSEATTVTVNIY
- a CDS encoding NB-ARC domain-containing protein, whose product is MAEKAGLAANIAVLIKLSGEVTTLCIEYSAADKNNPEISKLQSRVEGLGTALKATQKFVESRDGQKLTVSQETLDVIDICNKKLSSIKKALEENKEGNLHRRWSTRTLKWPWKRAQLDKIISQLDRYEQVITLALEPDKTGILGNIIRGLDNVSHQHLDIASRIGCFSVPFLSNPDFINRPEILKWMKEQHDTHAGRIALIGRDGLGKSQMALHFAEKMHDKDHRCSVFWIDASSKPMFEHSFRSLADTLQLPGRHNPKANCLVLVSDWLNKEEAGPWVMVLDNVEDGILNSKEDDTQLAALLPWRRTGCLIATTRSQVVAESLAILPKAIYEVDAMSDAQAMRLFRGKINRSKLEDSYDANSARKLVRALDHCPLAISIAAAFIVHLASEMTTESYLDQFLTVGQQKDSLLSKQGGHLALDETVPAPVVAAWEMSFRRMEQRELSVARLLSLMSIFNPQEIPTLGLQRYMFDVDWRVRRQLTKDLRTLCALGLVSDSASGDTYQMHPLIQTCTRAWLTQSGKMEYWKRRFLSDMTAQFPSVPGGGNRSTCQALLPHVERLFAEEPDDNSLNDWVVLLRRCALYFRDTQRGETAIELSKKALAKAEAVWGREDVKTQTLIDHTALFLGHERRFQEEEALLAELVEIRTRTLGEEHTNTLTAMDLLADSYCKQKRFKEAEELFLSVIEKQKRTLGEHHHGTLTTMRRLAGLYRKNDKKEEGLKLFTVLEKVNRDSKKDSQYDTDAVNLAIAHMDFQQYTEAEELLKPAVERLTRTRGHNEGITLWATSVLAGVYKRQKRYKEAIALAQWCLPLLEQVCGQDHHRTVYTRSLLASLRKA
- a CDS encoding Zn(2)-C6 fungal-type domain-containing protein — encoded protein: MLRPKGRNITACYDCHRQKVKCSGEQPCQRCAARQKPCLYPKQDTIIPVPESYLQRIDRSLNELTEAIRNHSLDAGGKSADASRSQTNLQFEGRQARPVVDSMIGNSTSEAFVLKLRETGSFARQSEDAFEAGPRLDHSSPQTLQGHARMRFDTFLPNITFQLPPYSYATQLMTRAEQEFGDYHTFLRKSFWKRFHATYRGDECEANDRNWLCRLSLVLALAEANTTTRRPIQVTADDGVVEAFPTAGVTALEQETAPILSAGVELFEQGLVLLKVAYEEPTVDDVEALNLASHCSHILNRRMSAYSYAGQSIRIAHCLGLDRPAPASLSNLEREHRKRVWWTAFCVDRAISTELGLRPAYVGVGEDLDYPSSSGLTTEEKEEFYDPDLLTAQIKLCEIKCAVVDTVSQLKSKDIAGPYQVLGQCLQRLDRCGREMPEKVFAGSDSTPERRICASIALRFHQCYILLLRPVLLYQFTFLLRTEAVTTLSDELCTVNNICLHAARSNAFIMLENAQSGNLVNYGYWDSAHLFSCLSVLAIAGPMLSKHPNAFQCSEDDIARDAITYRKARNVLVYMARAGNLASKRHLGMLEEVERDGIALSAQPNPAPRTWNDTTAASETRNMEVDLGFEDWPGLMAIPDSASSGVDPFSIS